A single window of Rubripirellula lacrimiformis DNA harbors:
- a CDS encoding alpha/beta hydrolase — translation MALGVGKVIADGATYIGPVPPQTSSMDGTGLIPEKIAEKIPTGRDRRLRGYFWHPDSEVRGVLVFVHGLGDHAARWGDFASGVCASGWAVLGFDLPGHGRSPGKPGRVDSFDGLLADIATAVESARARYPQLPIVLMGHSMGGNLALNFALRQTGTDAIDADALPLAGLVLAAPMIQPPQSLPRPIIMAAWLTGHLFPWLRFRRPIDVSELTGDEAEAAAIRADPEMHSEISMYLATQLVSQGRWALDHARDCKTATLVMYGEDDTLIDKTACDHLAIRMGESATLVKWPETRHALFHERSRPAVLDRLTKWLNQRAM, via the coding sequence ATGGCGTTGGGTGTTGGAAAAGTAATCGCCGACGGCGCAACCTACATCGGACCTGTTCCCCCGCAGACGTCTAGCATGGATGGCACTGGATTGATCCCGGAAAAGATTGCGGAAAAGATTCCAACGGGCCGTGACAGACGGCTGCGCGGCTATTTCTGGCATCCCGATTCAGAAGTTCGCGGCGTCCTGGTTTTCGTGCACGGGTTGGGGGATCACGCCGCACGATGGGGTGATTTTGCGAGCGGTGTGTGCGCAAGTGGTTGGGCTGTTCTGGGGTTTGATTTGCCCGGCCACGGTCGCTCCCCCGGCAAGCCGGGCCGCGTGGATTCGTTCGATGGTTTGCTGGCGGATATCGCGACCGCGGTCGAATCGGCCCGGGCCCGCTATCCGCAATTGCCGATCGTGTTGATGGGACACAGCATGGGCGGCAATCTGGCATTGAACTTTGCGCTGCGGCAGACGGGCACCGATGCGATTGATGCGGACGCTTTGCCGCTTGCCGGGTTGGTGCTGGCCGCCCCCATGATCCAGCCGCCGCAGTCGTTGCCACGTCCCATCATCATGGCGGCCTGGCTTACCGGGCACCTGTTTCCGTGGCTGCGATTTCGGCGACCAATCGATGTTAGCGAGTTGACAGGGGACGAAGCCGAAGCGGCCGCGATCCGGGCGGACCCCGAAATGCATTCGGAGATCTCGATGTATCTGGCCACTCAATTGGTGTCGCAAGGTCGCTGGGCTTTGGACCATGCTCGCGATTGCAAGACTGCGACGCTGGTGATGTACGGTGAAGACGACACGTTGATCGACAAGACGGCGTGCGACCACTTGGCGATCCGTATGGGCGAATCGGCCACGCTGGTGAAGTGGCCGGAAACCAGGCATGCTCTATTTCACGAACGCAGTCGCCCCGCCGTTTTGGATCGACTGACCAAGTGGTTGAACCAAAGGGCCATGTGA
- a CDS encoding VWA domain-containing protein — protein MLRSCVFAFQYLAASFGLAWTRVLGVCLGGIVMLHESIAASLRNGLLVTGWIIAASLIIVQPSTAQDSDRQSEVLIRQLTARNESVRQQALMRFSGQPEMARSALPTLIDAVKIQADKVDADGTVPFSLDRLLHLIGTIRESDAEGLLVEMLDHPSYAIAMIAADSLGQNRRRDTIEFLKKQVDRPIFQSNYGFRFNLVRALALMRHPDAVEFLTSLEANLKGQLRFEVETLLAEVTEKHFLDDQDRYLRWKASRQPKVVIQRASFGSQSTSRMNFGKPQKYYDIDIHAKRMLFLIDRSGSMQEYSGGMTRLERAKIELAKAVQALPSDSEFGIIFFEESVRKWKDQLLPATQQNKDAAMKFVHRLGYGQRTNTYGALYDSLQFDDELEVVFLLSDGRPTMGRITHPQQIVADIIGRNRLRNVKFNTIGIAIAGETEQFLKTLAEQSNGEFRNAE, from the coding sequence ATGCTTCGGTCCTGCGTTTTTGCATTCCAGTATCTGGCGGCGTCCTTCGGATTGGCCTGGACGCGTGTTCTAGGCGTCTGTCTTGGCGGCATCGTCATGCTGCATGAATCCATTGCCGCTTCGCTACGAAACGGATTGCTGGTCACCGGATGGATCATCGCGGCTTCGCTGATCATCGTGCAGCCGAGCACTGCACAGGACAGCGACCGCCAAAGCGAAGTGCTGATCCGTCAATTGACGGCGCGAAACGAATCAGTTCGACAGCAGGCGTTGATGCGGTTCAGCGGGCAGCCCGAGATGGCTCGCAGTGCTCTGCCCACCTTGATCGATGCGGTCAAAATCCAGGCGGATAAAGTCGACGCCGACGGGACTGTCCCATTCAGCCTGGATCGATTGTTGCATTTGATTGGAACGATCCGCGAATCGGACGCCGAGGGTTTGCTGGTCGAAATGCTGGATCATCCAAGCTACGCGATCGCCATGATCGCAGCAGATTCGCTGGGGCAAAATCGCCGCCGAGACACGATCGAATTTTTAAAGAAACAGGTCGATCGCCCGATCTTCCAATCCAACTATGGGTTCCGGTTCAACTTGGTCCGTGCACTGGCGTTGATGCGGCATCCCGATGCGGTTGAATTCCTGACCAGTTTGGAAGCCAATCTGAAAGGGCAACTGCGTTTTGAGGTCGAAACGCTGTTGGCCGAGGTCACTGAAAAGCACTTTCTGGATGACCAAGACAGGTACCTGCGTTGGAAGGCGTCCCGTCAACCCAAAGTCGTCATCCAACGCGCCAGCTTTGGTTCCCAATCGACTTCGCGGATGAATTTTGGAAAGCCGCAGAAGTACTATGACATCGATATACACGCTAAACGCATGCTGTTTCTGATCGATCGATCGGGAAGCATGCAGGAGTATTCTGGTGGGATGACTCGATTGGAACGGGCCAAGATCGAACTGGCCAAAGCGGTCCAAGCCCTGCCAAGCGACAGCGAGTTCGGAATTATCTTCTTCGAAGAATCCGTGCGAAAATGGAAAGACCAGTTGCTTCCCGCCACGCAGCAGAACAAGGATGCGGCGATGAAGTTCGTTCATCGGTTGGGATATGGACAACGCACCAACACCTATGGCGCCCTGTACGATTCGCTGCAGTTCGACGACGAATTGGAAGTCGTGTTCCTGCTTTCCGACGGACGCCCCACGATGGGACGGATCACGCACCCGCAACAGATCGTTGCTGACATCATCGGCCGGAACCGTCTGCGAAATGTGAAGTTCAATACGATCGGGATCGCGATCGCTGGTGAAACCGAACAGTTTCTAAAAACGTTGGCGGAACAATCCAACGGTGAATTCCGAAACGCCGAATAG
- a CDS encoding NAD(P)/FAD-dependent oxidoreductase: MKSSYDVVVIGGGPGGSSAAATVAGAGLDTLLVEREAMPRFHIGESLMPETYWPLKRLGLTDRIQQAGWQAKQSVQFVSGNGRESEPFFFRDHDTRECSTTWQVERSEFDKMLFDRAAELGAECHDQSRVLDVHFDSDGKATGVSVRDRDGKQHDISCRVVVDGSGQQSFIANKLGVKEVNPNLKKAAIWTYFSGAVRGEGDNDGATIIMHTESRNSWFWFIPLSRGITSIGCVADNDYLLKGRGKPEQVYQDELMQCPGLTRRLENATQLGEIRTAKEFSYSTTQSAGDGWTLVGDAFGFIDPVYSSGVYFALEMGIRAGDAIIEGFQIDDLSGQQLGKWNESYAKGANWVRKLVQAFYTSEFSIGRFMKEHPEHRGNVTDLLIGRVFHEDAGNMFDDLDASIERAKMTAMNS; encoded by the coding sequence ATGAAATCGAGTTACGACGTTGTGGTGATCGGTGGCGGCCCAGGCGGTAGCTCGGCAGCTGCCACTGTCGCCGGCGCTGGATTGGACACCCTGTTGGTGGAACGCGAAGCGATGCCTCGGTTCCACATCGGCGAATCGCTGATGCCAGAGACCTATTGGCCACTGAAACGGCTTGGGCTAACCGACCGGATCCAGCAAGCCGGTTGGCAAGCCAAACAGAGCGTCCAGTTCGTTTCCGGTAACGGACGCGAATCTGAACCGTTCTTCTTTCGCGATCACGACACCCGGGAATGCAGCACCACCTGGCAAGTCGAACGCAGCGAATTCGACAAGATGCTGTTCGACCGAGCGGCCGAACTAGGCGCCGAATGCCACGATCAATCGCGTGTGCTAGACGTTCATTTCGATTCCGACGGGAAAGCAACCGGCGTTTCCGTTCGCGATCGCGATGGAAAACAACACGACATTTCATGCCGCGTGGTGGTGGACGGTTCGGGCCAACAATCTTTCATCGCCAACAAACTGGGGGTCAAGGAAGTCAATCCAAACCTCAAGAAGGCTGCGATCTGGACTTACTTCAGCGGCGCCGTCCGTGGCGAAGGCGACAACGATGGTGCCACCATCATCATGCACACCGAGAGTCGCAATTCCTGGTTTTGGTTCATTCCACTTTCGCGTGGGATCACCAGCATCGGTTGCGTTGCCGACAACGACTATCTGCTGAAAGGGCGGGGGAAACCCGAACAGGTCTATCAAGATGAATTGATGCAGTGCCCCGGCCTAACGCGGCGGCTCGAAAACGCCACCCAGCTAGGCGAAATTCGGACTGCGAAAGAATTTTCGTACTCGACCACCCAAAGTGCGGGCGACGGTTGGACCCTCGTGGGGGATGCCTTCGGGTTCATCGACCCGGTCTATTCCTCGGGAGTCTATTTTGCGTTGGAGATGGGGATCCGGGCCGGCGATGCGATCATCGAAGGGTTTCAAATCGACGATCTCAGCGGTCAGCAGCTAGGAAAATGGAACGAATCGTACGCCAAGGGCGCCAATTGGGTCCGCAAACTGGTGCAAGCGTTCTATACCAGCGAATTCAGCATCGGACGGTTCATGAAGGAACACCCCGAGCACCGTGGAAACGTGACTGACCTGCTGATCGGACGCGTCTTTCACGAGGACGCGGGCAATATGTTCGATGACCTAGACGCATCGATCGAAAGAGCCAAGATGACTGCGATGAACTCGTAA
- a CDS encoding alpha/beta hydrolase, whose amino-acid sequence MNRFAPVFCTAIGLATTLFTGPLANGQAKGTDDVSIQRDVVYGMGGDVELHMDIATPAEASQPVPCIIVIHGGAWRQGDKSSHITQIRRFAQQGYVSATVQYRFCPQFPFPAQVEDVKCAVRYIRANAAKYGVDPTQIGAVGFSAGGHLAMMLGTMDAEDAMEGDGGNPDQSSKVQAVVSFYGPTLFTAHDLNPRTAPLVHDFLGGTADERPQAFHDASPRNYVTKGDAPMLLFQGTDDPLVPYTQAMVMVEAMTDADVPGRVEFLIDAGHGWGGPDLDRTIDETTQFFDRHLRGR is encoded by the coding sequence ATGAATCGTTTCGCTCCCGTCTTCTGCACCGCCATCGGCCTGGCCACGACGCTGTTCACGGGCCCCCTGGCAAACGGCCAAGCCAAGGGTACCGACGATGTCTCCATCCAGCGTGACGTTGTTTACGGAATGGGCGGCGATGTCGAACTGCACATGGACATCGCGACGCCGGCCGAGGCATCCCAACCGGTACCTTGCATCATCGTGATCCACGGTGGTGCTTGGCGTCAGGGCGACAAGTCGTCTCACATCACCCAGATTCGTCGCTTTGCCCAGCAGGGTTACGTATCGGCGACCGTTCAATACCGATTCTGTCCGCAGTTCCCCTTTCCGGCTCAGGTCGAAGACGTGAAGTGCGCCGTCCGCTACATCCGGGCCAACGCAGCAAAGTATGGCGTTGACCCGACGCAAATCGGTGCAGTCGGCTTCTCGGCTGGCGGCCATCTCGCGATGATGCTGGGGACCATGGATGCCGAGGACGCGATGGAGGGCGACGGCGGAAACCCGGACCAGTCCAGCAAGGTCCAGGCGGTGGTTTCGTTCTATGGACCAACACTTTTCACGGCCCATGATTTGAACCCGCGGACGGCTCCGCTGGTGCACGATTTCTTGGGCGGCACAGCGGACGAGCGGCCACAGGCCTTCCATGACGCATCCCCACGGAACTATGTCACCAAAGGCGATGCCCCTATGCTGCTGTTCCAAGGAACCGACGATCCGTTGGTACCCTATACCCAGGCCATGGTCATGGTCGAAGCGATGACGGACGCCGATGTGCCGGGCCGAGTCGAATTTTTGATCGACGCCGGGCACGGCTGGGGGGGCCCCGATTTGGACCGCACAATCGACGAAACCACTCAGTTTTTCGATCGCCATTTGCGTGGCCGCTGA
- a CDS encoding M3 family metallopeptidase produces the protein MLRPYLMPAILILLTPAVSFSDDDPAPQKSLSKGKTATMDLDTPLLKPWTGPYDGVPPWTSVRTEEFIPAFDIAIERADQEINAIADNPQPATFENTILALENAGQDLRRLESMFFVHASNLNVGPIPDIEKSVVPKLSVHEDSIYQNQKLFERISAVHDSDAMKDKTFTLAQQRLVDDLFKTFIRKGARLSNSDKARLSQINTRLARLFTEFSQNVLEDEKGYVTWIDDEAKLTGLPDSVVDAMASAAKERSNLNGQWAVTNTRSSMDPVLTYADDRGLREVVWRNYYNRGDNGDEHDNNAIISEILKLRAARAKLLGYPTHAHWRMEPTMAKDPQAAMDLMMKVWPKAVARVKEEVADMQTIADAETTAGQSIKIEPWDYRYYAEKVRKDKYDLDLNEVKPYMQLDKLREAMMWAAGRLYGLQFKQVSGLPVFHPDVTVWEVSKADGSLAGLWYLDPFAREGKRSGAWMTDYREQQNVTSEIRPIVSNNSNFVKSGDGATLISWDDAVTLFHEFGHALHSLLSDVKYRSQAGTNVARDYVEFPSQVNEHWLDTPEVLNQFAVHYKTGEPLPQELIDKIKKASTFNKGFDTVEYLASALMDMKLHLAGDADIDPDKFERETLAQMGMPSELPMRHRTPHFAHIFSSDSYSAGYYSYLWADALTADAAERFVEAGSFYDEEVAKSLYQNVMSVGDTIDPAEGFRRFRGRDVDTGALLRKRGFPVE, from the coding sequence ATGTTACGCCCGTACCTGATGCCCGCGATTTTGATTTTGCTGACTCCGGCCGTCTCATTTTCGGATGACGATCCGGCCCCGCAAAAATCGCTTTCGAAAGGAAAGACCGCCACGATGGATCTCGACACGCCGCTACTAAAACCATGGACAGGCCCCTATGACGGTGTGCCGCCATGGACGTCGGTTCGTACCGAAGAGTTCATTCCGGCATTCGATATCGCGATCGAGCGGGCTGATCAAGAAATCAACGCGATCGCCGATAACCCGCAACCGGCGACGTTCGAAAACACCATCCTGGCACTGGAGAATGCGGGCCAGGATCTACGTCGTCTGGAATCGATGTTCTTTGTTCATGCATCCAACCTGAACGTGGGACCGATTCCTGATATCGAAAAGAGCGTGGTGCCGAAATTGTCGGTTCACGAAGACAGTATCTACCAAAACCAAAAGCTGTTCGAACGAATCAGCGCAGTGCACGATAGCGACGCCATGAAGGACAAGACCTTCACCTTGGCCCAACAACGTCTGGTCGATGATTTGTTCAAGACGTTCATCCGCAAAGGTGCCCGGCTTAGCAATTCGGACAAGGCAAGACTGTCTCAGATCAACACGCGACTGGCTCGTTTGTTCACGGAATTCAGCCAGAATGTGCTGGAAGATGAAAAAGGGTACGTCACCTGGATTGACGACGAAGCGAAACTGACCGGTTTGCCCGACAGTGTCGTCGACGCAATGGCCTCGGCCGCCAAGGAACGATCCAATCTCAACGGCCAGTGGGCAGTCACCAACACTCGCTCGTCGATGGATCCCGTGTTGACCTACGCCGATGACCGCGGGCTTCGTGAAGTTGTTTGGCGCAACTATTACAACCGCGGCGACAATGGCGATGAACACGACAACAACGCGATCATTTCCGAGATCCTGAAACTGCGTGCGGCGCGAGCCAAATTGCTGGGCTACCCCACGCACGCCCATTGGCGAATGGAACCAACGATGGCCAAGGATCCGCAGGCGGCGATGGACCTGATGATGAAGGTTTGGCCCAAGGCGGTCGCGCGAGTCAAAGAAGAAGTCGCCGATATGCAGACGATCGCAGACGCCGAAACGACGGCCGGACAATCGATCAAGATCGAACCCTGGGACTATCGCTATTACGCCGAAAAAGTTCGCAAGGACAAGTACGACTTGGACCTGAACGAAGTCAAACCGTACATGCAGTTGGATAAACTTCGCGAAGCCATGATGTGGGCGGCCGGACGTTTGTACGGATTGCAGTTCAAGCAAGTTTCGGGGCTGCCCGTGTTCCATCCCGATGTCACGGTTTGGGAAGTCAGCAAAGCCGACGGTTCATTGGCAGGCCTGTGGTACCTAGATCCATTCGCCCGCGAAGGAAAACGTAGCGGTGCTTGGATGACCGACTACCGCGAACAGCAGAACGTGACGTCCGAGATCCGGCCGATCGTTTCTAACAATTCGAACTTTGTGAAATCCGGTGACGGCGCCACCCTGATCTCGTGGGACGACGCAGTCACGCTGTTCCACGAATTTGGACATGCCTTGCACAGCCTATTGTCGGACGTCAAATACCGATCCCAAGCCGGTACGAATGTTGCGCGTGACTATGTCGAATTCCCGTCACAGGTCAACGAACACTGGTTGGACACTCCCGAAGTGTTGAACCAGTTTGCAGTCCACTACAAAACCGGCGAACCATTGCCTCAAGAATTGATCGACAAAATCAAAAAGGCATCCACGTTCAACAAGGGATTCGACACGGTGGAGTATTTGGCCAGTGCCCTGATGGACATGAAACTGCACCTGGCCGGTGACGCCGACATCGATCCCGACAAGTTCGAACGGGAAACGTTGGCCCAGATGGGGATGCCATCCGAACTGCCGATGCGTCACCGAACGCCCCACTTTGCGCACATCTTCAGCAGCGACAGCTACTCGGCCGGTTACTACAGCTATCTGTGGGCCGACGCGTTGACCGCCGACGCGGCCGAACGATTTGTCGAAGCGGGCAGCTTCTATGACGAGGAAGTCGCCAAGAGCCTGTACCAGAATGTCATGAGCGTCGGAGATACGATCGATCCCGCCGAAGGATTTCGCCGCTTCCGCGGACGCGACGTCGACACCGGCGCACTGCTAAGAAAACGCGGTTTCCCCGTCGAGTAG